A single region of the Drosophila miranda strain MSH22 chromosome 2, D.miranda_PacBio2.1, whole genome shotgun sequence genome encodes:
- the LOC108155850 gene encoding prolyl 4-hydroxylase subunit alpha-1 — translation MFQRKWILVPVLVLQLLACRAEFYSSTSGLEQLFSTEVALLEELQNYVDEITQHAEALQSEIDAIRVEHLSAMDSIGGYLNNPVNAFRLIKRLHSDWETFESSVKGDTSRADYLEAMAVLKENLSYPSQDDFVGSAIALTRLQQTYQLDVAELASGMLNGVKYGTAMSWQDCFVLGQHLYALRDYNHTVPWLQKSMQLLGEQSYGEEPASLDFMEAVVGYHQQMGDHENALNLINHVLAIEPEERRHLLETRTQLEDLITDGVKQGLLHTTARRPGDYHSSREFRMYEQVCRGELTPFPTAQRHLRCRLQRRRFDYAPFKLEELHADPPIVQVHDMVSQRESLFLQNAARPRIQRSTVYNQAGAGTTAAAFRTSQGASFNYSQYATTQRLSQHVADLSGLDMDYAENLQIANYGIGGHYEPHYDSFPEHHEYPEDDLYGNRLATAIYYLSDVVAGGGTAFPFLPLLVTPERGSLLFWYNLHPSGDQDFRTKHAACPVLQGSKWIANVWIRERNQDRVRPCDLQRNHLASLHFKNFD, via the exons ATGTTTCAGAGGAAGTGGATCCTAGTGCCGGTGCTGgtcctccagctgctggcctGCCGCGCCGAGTTCTACAGCTCCACCTCGGGCCTGGAACAGCTTTTCAGCACGGAGGTCGCGCTGCTGGAAGAACTCCAAAACTACGTGGACGAAATCACTCAGCATGCAGAGGCTCTTCAGAG CGAGATCGATGCCATACGAGTGGAGCACCTGAGCGCCATGGACAGCATTGGGGGCTACCTCAACAACCCGGTGAATGCCTTCCGGCTGATCAAGCGCCTGCACAGCGACTGGGAGACCTTCGAGAGTAGCGTGAAGGGGGACACGAGTCGCGCCG ACTACCTCGAGGCCATGGCTGTGCTGAAGGAGAACCTAAGCTATCCCTCACAGGACGATTTCGTGGGTTCCGCCATAGCCCTGACACGACTCCAGCAGACCTACCAACTGGATGTGGCAGAACTGGCCAGTGGAATGCTGAATGGAGTCAAATACGG CACTGCCATGTCCTGGCAGGACTGCTTCGTCCTGGGACAGCACCTGTACGCTTTGAGAGACTACAACCACACGGTGCCGTGGCTGCAGAAGTCAATGCAGCTGCTGGGAGAGCAGAGCTACGGAGAGGAGCCTGCCTCGCTGGACTTCATGGAGGCAGTGGTTGGATATCACCAGCAGATGGGCGACCACGAGAACGCCCTCAATCTGATCAACCACGTCCTTGCGATTGAGCCAGAGGAGCGCCGTCATCTATTGGAGACCCGCACGCAGCTGGAGGATCTCATCACGGATGGGGTGAAACAGGGACTCCTCCACACGACTGCCCGCCGGCCAGGAGACTACCACAGCTCACGGGAGTTCCGCATGTACGAGCAGGTGTGCCGCGGGGAACTCACTCCCTTCCCCACCGCACAGAGACATCTTCGCTGCCGCCTGCAGAGGAGGCGCTTCGACTACGCTCCCTTCAAGCTGGAGGAGCTGCATGCAGATCCTCCCATTGTGCAGGTGCACGACATGGTCAGCCAGCGGGAGTCATTGTTCCTCCAAAACGCGGCCCGACCTCGCATCCAGCGATCCACCGTGTACAACCAGGCGGGCGCCGGAACCACCGCTGCGGCCTTCCGCACCAGCCAGGGCGCCTCCTTCAACTACTCGCAGTACGCGACCACCCAGCGGCTCAGCCAGCACGTGGCAGATCTCTCCGGCCTGGACATGGACTATGCCGAGAACCTGCAGATCGCCAACTACGGCATCGGCGGCCACTACGAGCCGCACTATGACAGCTTTCCCGAGCATCACGAGTACCCCGAGGATGATCTCTACGGCAATCGCCTGGCCACGGCCATCTACTAC CTCTCCGATGTGGTGGCTGGCGGTGGAACTGCCTTTCCCTTCCTGCCCCTGCTGGTGACTCCAGAGCGGGGCAGTCTTCTGTTCTGGTACAACCTGCATCCGTCTGGGGACCAGGACTTCCGCACGAAGCATGCCGCCTGCCCCGTTCTTCAGGGCAGCAAGTGGA TTGCCAATGTGTGGATCCGCGAGCGCAATCAGGATCGTGTGCGGCCCTGTGATCTTCAGCGGAATCACCTCGCCTCTTTACACTTTAAAAACTTTGACTGA
- the LOC108155856 gene encoding prolyl 4-hydroxylase subunit alpha-2 isoform X2 — protein MRRLLVLLGLLSCLGHLCHGSDYFSSITGLEKLLQTEDFLIQNLRATVNAVRTSLQRLESEVFAIEQEHVVAARDTENYLTNPVNVYRLMKRLHTDWPHLETRVQQIADKMDFNATQEYGLSFPSQEDVDGAALALVRLQSTYKLDVAQVAAGILNGIKYGSDMSWQDCFVLGQQLFEMEDYNNTKVWLRESMERLGRHSPASATTPDSGTLNRMEAVAKSLFQLGDFDTAYELSQRVLQFDPKRIRNWHLGDKGAVTTPEEAEDMALPRHSDSYSLTQEFAHYEKVCRGEVGPSPRQERPLRCRYSLGSHPYRHLAPLKLEEHSLDPFVVTYHDMLSPRKIADLRLMAVPRMHRSTVNPLPGGQNKKSSFRVSKNAWLAYDSHPTMGGMLADLSDATGLDMTFCEQLQVANYGVGGHYEPHWDFFRDPAHYPAEEGNRMATAIFYLSDVEQGGATAFPFLNFAVKPQLGNVLFWYNVHRSLDVDYRTKHAGCPVLKGSKWRELKEDPHKGRVD, from the exons ATGAGGAGGCTCTTGGTACTCCTAGGACTGTTGTCCTGTCTGGGGCATTTGTGTCACGGCTCTGATTACTTCTCATCGATCACGGGACTAGAGAAACTGCTGCAAACGGAAGACTTTCTCATACAAAATTTAAGGGCTACTGTAAATGCAGTCAGGACATCGCTGCAACGATTGGAGAG CGAGGTGTTCGCCATCGAGCAGGAGCATGTTGTGGCCGCCAGGGATACGGAAAACTATCTGACCAATCCGGTGAATGTGTACCGCCTGATGAAGCGCCTCCACACGGACTGGCCGCATCTAGAGACCCGTGTTCAGCAAATTGCTGATAAGATGG ATTTCAACGCTACCCAGGAATATGGCCTGAGTTTTCCCAGCCAAGAGGACGTGGATGGCGCTGCCTTGGCTCTGGTCCGGCTGCAGAGCACCTACAAATTGGATGTGGCCCAAGTGGCCGCCGGCATACTGAATGGCATAAAATATGG CTCCGACATGAGCTGGCAGGACTGCTTCGTGCTGGGTCAACAACTCTTTGAAATGGAGGACTACAACAACACCAAGGTGTGGCTGCGCGAGTCCATGGAGCGCCTGGGACGTCACAGTCCCGCCTCTGCAACCACCCCCGACAGCGGAACCCTCAATCGAATGGAGGCGGTGGCCAAGAGTTTGTTCCAGCTGG GCGACTTTGACACCGCTTACGAGCTCAGCCAGCGGGTTCTCCAATTCGATCCGAAGCGCATCCGGAACTGGCATCTGGGCGACAAGGGAGCGGTGACGACCCCAGAGGAGGCGGAGGACATGGCTCTGCCCAGGCACTCAGATTCCTACAGT CTCACGCAGGAGTTCGCCCACTACGAGAAGGTGTGCCGTGGCGAGGTGGGCCCTTCTCCCCGCCAGGAGCGTCCCCTTCGCTGTCGCTACTCGCTGGGAAGCCACCCCTATCGACATCTGGCGCCCCTAAAGCTGGAGGAGCACAGTCTGGACCCTTTCGTGGTCACCTACCACGACATGCTCAGTCCGCGCAAAATCGCCGACCTTCGGCTGATGGCCGTGCCCCGGATGCACCGCTCCACGGTGAATCCCCTGCCCGGTGGCCAAAACAAGAAATCTTCCTTCCGCGTCAGCAAGAACGCCTGGCTCGCCTACGACTCCCACCCGACGATGGGTGGGATGCTCGCAGACCTCAGCGACGCGACCGGCCTGGACATGACCTTCTGCGAGCAGCTGCAGGTCGCCAACTACGGCGTGGGCGGACACTACGAGCCGCACTGGGACTTCTTCCGGGACCCGGCCCACTATCCCGCCGAAGAGGGCAACCGCATGGCCACCGCCATCTTTTAC CTCTCCGATGTGGAGCAGGGCGGAGCCACAGCGTTTCCCTTCCTCAACTTTGCGGTGAAGCCGCAGCTGGGGAACGTCCTCTTCTGGTACAACGTGCACCGCTCCCTCGACGTGGACTATCGCACCAAGCACGCCGGCTGCCCGGTCCTCAAGGGCAGCAAGTGGA GGGAATTGAAAGAAGACCCTCACAAGGGCCGAGTCGATTGA
- the LOC108155856 gene encoding prolyl 4-hydroxylase subunit alpha-2 isoform X1, which yields MRRLLVLLGLLSCLGHLCHGSDYFSSITGLEKLLQTEDFLIQNLRATVNAVRTSLQRLESEVFAIEQEHVVAARDTENYLTNPVNVYRLMKRLHTDWPHLETRVQQIADKMDFNATQEYGLSFPSQEDVDGAALALVRLQSTYKLDVAQVAAGILNGIKYGSDMSWQDCFVLGQQLFEMEDYNNTKVWLRESMERLGRHSPASATTPDSGTLNRMEAVAKSLFQLGDFDTAYELSQRVLQFDPKRIRNWHLGDKGAVTTPEEAEDMALPRHSDSYSLTQEFAHYEKVCRGEVGPSPRQERPLRCRYSLGSHPYRHLAPLKLEEHSLDPFVVTYHDMLSPRKIADLRLMAVPRMHRSTVNPLPGGQNKKSSFRVSKNAWLAYDSHPTMGGMLADLSDATGLDMTFCEQLQVANYGVGGHYEPHWDFFRDPAHYPAEEGNRMATAIFYLSDVEQGGATAFPFLNFAVKPQLGNVLFWYNVHRSLDVDYRTKHAGCPVLKGSKWIGNVWIHEATQTFARPCDVFRDHEVSLEYEIIK from the exons ATGAGGAGGCTCTTGGTACTCCTAGGACTGTTGTCCTGTCTGGGGCATTTGTGTCACGGCTCTGATTACTTCTCATCGATCACGGGACTAGAGAAACTGCTGCAAACGGAAGACTTTCTCATACAAAATTTAAGGGCTACTGTAAATGCAGTCAGGACATCGCTGCAACGATTGGAGAG CGAGGTGTTCGCCATCGAGCAGGAGCATGTTGTGGCCGCCAGGGATACGGAAAACTATCTGACCAATCCGGTGAATGTGTACCGCCTGATGAAGCGCCTCCACACGGACTGGCCGCATCTAGAGACCCGTGTTCAGCAAATTGCTGATAAGATGG ATTTCAACGCTACCCAGGAATATGGCCTGAGTTTTCCCAGCCAAGAGGACGTGGATGGCGCTGCCTTGGCTCTGGTCCGGCTGCAGAGCACCTACAAATTGGATGTGGCCCAAGTGGCCGCCGGCATACTGAATGGCATAAAATATGG CTCCGACATGAGCTGGCAGGACTGCTTCGTGCTGGGTCAACAACTCTTTGAAATGGAGGACTACAACAACACCAAGGTGTGGCTGCGCGAGTCCATGGAGCGCCTGGGACGTCACAGTCCCGCCTCTGCAACCACCCCCGACAGCGGAACCCTCAATCGAATGGAGGCGGTGGCCAAGAGTTTGTTCCAGCTGG GCGACTTTGACACCGCTTACGAGCTCAGCCAGCGGGTTCTCCAATTCGATCCGAAGCGCATCCGGAACTGGCATCTGGGCGACAAGGGAGCGGTGACGACCCCAGAGGAGGCGGAGGACATGGCTCTGCCCAGGCACTCAGATTCCTACAGT CTCACGCAGGAGTTCGCCCACTACGAGAAGGTGTGCCGTGGCGAGGTGGGCCCTTCTCCCCGCCAGGAGCGTCCCCTTCGCTGTCGCTACTCGCTGGGAAGCCACCCCTATCGACATCTGGCGCCCCTAAAGCTGGAGGAGCACAGTCTGGACCCTTTCGTGGTCACCTACCACGACATGCTCAGTCCGCGCAAAATCGCCGACCTTCGGCTGATGGCCGTGCCCCGGATGCACCGCTCCACGGTGAATCCCCTGCCCGGTGGCCAAAACAAGAAATCTTCCTTCCGCGTCAGCAAGAACGCCTGGCTCGCCTACGACTCCCACCCGACGATGGGTGGGATGCTCGCAGACCTCAGCGACGCGACCGGCCTGGACATGACCTTCTGCGAGCAGCTGCAGGTCGCCAACTACGGCGTGGGCGGACACTACGAGCCGCACTGGGACTTCTTCCGGGACCCGGCCCACTATCCCGCCGAAGAGGGCAACCGCATGGCCACCGCCATCTTTTAC CTCTCCGATGTGGAGCAGGGCGGAGCCACAGCGTTTCCCTTCCTCAACTTTGCGGTGAAGCCGCAGCTGGGGAACGTCCTCTTCTGGTACAACGTGCACCGCTCCCTCGACGTGGACTATCGCACCAAGCACGCCGGCTGCCCGGTCCTCAAGGGCAGCAAGTGGA TCGGCAACGTTTGGATACACGAAGCCACACAGACCTTTGCGCGACCCTGCGACGTTTTCCGGGATCACGAGGTGTCGTTGGAGTACGAGATTATCAAATAA
- the LOC108155858 gene encoding prolyl 4-hydroxylase subunit alpha-1, with product MSHRVWCCLSLWLVLPLLLIIRGGGVRAEFYSSVDSMQDLGQLELELLNATRSYLEAQQQQINLYRKFVEQLKREHDMAMDLIDLDEYLGHPLHAFRLIKRLVYDWDALHAPVVENKPREDYRQVVDSLSKEVGFPDLSELQGAVKGLARLQRVYNFTAPDLADGIINGFFYDSEMDWRECYEIGVQLFDLGEHHRSLEWLQEAFRLLRANPEMKEAEKPQFIADIREYAALANFELGNPKRAGTLLEKVLQTEPTHPARHIQKYVDYRNLAGTNKHEKEPSWFGNYSRLCQGRRLPEKGSGTSLRCFLDGKRHAYFTLAPLQVEQVHLDPDINVYHGILTLDQIDSIFEEADKQEMTRSGVAGDGGTRTVVDLRVSQQTWLDYESPIMKSIARLVVFISGFDIAGAEAMQVANYGVGGQYEPHPDYFEVNLPSDFKGDRISTSMFYLSDVEQGGYTVFTKLNVFLPPIKGALVMWHNLHRSLDVDPRTHHAGCPVIVGSKRIGNIWMHSGHQEFRRPCNLTSDSFKSVAYRE from the exons ATGTCACATCGTGTTTGGTGCTGCCTGTCTCTGTGGCTGGTCCTCCCGCTCCTGCTCATTATTCGTGGCGGCGGTGTCCGGGCAGAGTTCTACTCGTCTGTGGATAGTATGCAGGACCTGGGGCAACTGGAGTTGGAGCTGCTGAATGCCACGCGTTCCTATCTGgaggcccagcagcagcagattaACTTATACCGCAA ATTTGTAGAGCAGCTAAAGCGGGAACATGACATGGCCATGGATCTGATAGATCTCGATGAGTACCTGGGACATCCGCTGCATGCGTTCAGGCTGATCAAGCGACTGGTCTACGATTGGGATGCTTTGCACGCTCCTGTGGTGGAGAACAAGCCCAGAGAAG ACTACCGGCAGGTGGTGGATAGCCTGTCCAAAGAAGTGGGCTTCCCAGATCTGTCGGAGCTTCAGGGCGCCGTCAAAGGTCTGGCTCGACTGCAGAGGGTCTACAATTTCACCGCACCGGACCTGGCCGATGGAATCATCAACGGTTTCTTCTACGACTCGGAAATGGACTGGCGAGAGTGCTACGAGATCGGGGTACAGCTCTTCGATTTGGGAGAGCACCACCGCTCTTTGGAGTGGCTCCAAGAGGCGTTCCGCCTTCTCCGGGCCAATCCCGAGATGAAGGAAGCAGAGAAGCCCCAGTTCATAGCTGACATCAGGGAATACGCGGCCTTGGCCAACTTTGAGCTGGGAAATCCCAAGCGAGCTGGCACACTCTTGGAGAAGGTGCTGCAGACCGAACCCACGCATCCCGCACGGCACATACAGAAATATGTGGACTACAGGAATCTGGCGGGCACCAACAAACATGAAAAAGAGCCCTCATGGTTCGGCAACTATTCAAGGCTCTGTCAGGGCAGAAGATTGCCCGAGAAGGGCAGTGGAACTTCTCTCCGCTGCTTCCTCGATGGCAAGAGACACGCTTACTTCACTCTCGCTCCCCTACAGGTGGAGCAGGTGCATCTGGATCCCGACATCAACGTGTATCATGGGATTCTGACCCTCGATCAAATCGATTCCATCTTCGAGGAGGCGGACAAGCAGGAAATGACCCGCTCTGGGGTGGCCGGAGACGGTGGCACGCGAACCGTAGTCGATCTTCGGGTCAGCCAGCAGACGTGGCTTGACTACGAGAGCCCCATAATGAAGTCCATCGCTCGCCTGGTGGTATTCATTTCCGGCTTCGACATAGCCGGGGCCGAGGCCATGCAGGTGGCCAACTACGGCGTGGGCGGACAGTATGAGCCCCATCCGGACTACTTTGAGGTCAACCTTCCGTCTGATTTTAAAGGAGATCGCATCTCCACCAGCATGTTCTAT CTCTCTGATGTAGAACAGGGCGGCTACACGGTCTTCACCAAGCTGAATGTCTTCCTGCCTCCCATCAAGGGTGCGCTGGTCATGTGGCACAACCTACATCGCTCCCTGGACGTGGATCCGCGCACCCACCATGCCGGCTGTCCTGTGATTGTGGGCTCCAAGCGCA TTGGAAACATTTGGATGCACTCGGGCCACCAGGAGTTCCGCAGGCCGTGCAACCTCACCTCCGATAGCTTCAAGTCCGTGGCCTATCGGGAATGA